One Rhea pennata isolate bPtePen1 chromosome 3, bPtePen1.pri, whole genome shotgun sequence DNA segment encodes these proteins:
- the PEX13 gene encoding peroxisome biogenesis factor 13 isoform X2 translates to MASPPPPPKPWENRRLAGTVAPAFQSADLGDNLLTRPGQPALARIPPPVLPRPSQQTGSSSLSTFRPAYSSSFSPGYSSYGTSFYGSYSPYSYGYGGLGYNRFRTDDIPPSRFVQQAEESSRGAFQSIESIVHAFASVSMMMDATFSAVYNSFRAVLDVANHFSRLKVHFTKVFSAFALVRTIRYLYQRLQRLLGLRKSSENEDLWAESEGTVARAGVDDKAASSAKSWPIFLFFAVILGGPYLIWKLLSTYSDEETVSSNWASGEDDHVVGRAEYDFSALSEEEISFRAGDMLRLAPKEQQPKIRGWLLASYDGQTTGLVPANYIKILGRRRGRKTVDLERFAEQQSVFNTSVKGSTATVTLEEQEAAFDSVFDGTNKVPVASDSTVIGGEKQEL, encoded by the exons ATggcgtcgccgccgccgccgcccaaGCCCTGGGAGAACCGGCGGCTGGCGGGCACCGTGGCACCCGCCTTCCA GTCTGCTGACTTGGGTGACAACCTGTTGACTAGGCCTGGACAACCCGCGCTTGCACGAATACCTCCACCTGTTTTGCCAAGACCATCACAGCAAACAGGAAGCAGTAGTCTGAGCACTTTCAGGCCAGCGTACAGTAGctctttttctccaggctaTAGCTCGTATGGAACCTCTTTTTATGGAAGCTATAGTCCTTACAGTTACGGATATGGTGGTTTGGGTTATAATCGCTTTCGTACAGATGATATTCCTCCCAGCAGGTTTGTTCAGCAGGCTGAAGAGAGCAGCAGAGGTGCATTTCAATCCATTGAAAGTATTGTGCATGCATTTGCCTCGGTCAGCATGATGATGGATGCTACCTTTTCAGCTGTGTACAATAGTTTCAGAGCTGTGTTGGATGTAGCCAATCACTTTTCCCGCCTCAAAGTACATTTCACAAAggtattttcagcttttgctttagTGAGAACTATAAGATACCTCTATCAACGTCTACAGCGATTACTAGGTCTACGAAAGAGCTCTGAGAATGAGGATTTGTGGGCTGAGAGTGAGGGGACGGTGGCTCGTGCTGGTGTTGACGACAAGGCAGCTAGCTCTGCAAAATCCTGGcctattttcttgttctttgctgTTATACTGGGAGGTCCCTATCTGATCTGGAAACTGCTTTCTACATACAGTGACGAAGAAACAG TATCTAGTAACTGGGCAAGTGGAGAAGATGATCATGTAGTAGGAAGAGCAGAATATGACTTCAGTGCtctttcagaagaagaaatttctttCCGTGCTGGTGACATGCTAAGATTGGCACCCAAAG aacaACAACCCAAAATCCGTGGTTGGCTTTTGGCTAGTTATGATGGTCAAACAACAGGACTTGTACCAGCTAATTACATCAAAATACTGGGCAGAAGAAGAGGTAGGAAAACGGTGGACCTGGAAAGGTTTGCAGAGCAACAGTCAGTCTTTAACACATCTGTTAAAGGATCCACTGCTACTGTGACTCTAGAAGAGCAGGAAGCTGCTTTTGATTCTGTTTTTGATGGAACTAATAAAGTTCCTGTTGCATCTGATTCCACTGTGATTGGTGGAGAGAAACAGGAACTCTAA
- the PEX13 gene encoding peroxisome biogenesis factor 13 isoform X1, which produces MLHSQRGSVPPFSSETKENPAVRGEPCFSLGAGDGKLSELELGKRSADLGDNLLTRPGQPALARIPPPVLPRPSQQTGSSSLSTFRPAYSSSFSPGYSSYGTSFYGSYSPYSYGYGGLGYNRFRTDDIPPSRFVQQAEESSRGAFQSIESIVHAFASVSMMMDATFSAVYNSFRAVLDVANHFSRLKVHFTKVFSAFALVRTIRYLYQRLQRLLGLRKSSENEDLWAESEGTVARAGVDDKAASSAKSWPIFLFFAVILGGPYLIWKLLSTYSDEETVSSNWASGEDDHVVGRAEYDFSALSEEEISFRAGDMLRLAPKEQQPKIRGWLLASYDGQTTGLVPANYIKILGRRRGRKTVDLERFAEQQSVFNTSVKGSTATVTLEEQEAAFDSVFDGTNKVPVASDSTVIGGEKQEL; this is translated from the exons ATGTTGCACAGCCAGCGTGGCTCAGTTCCTCCCTTTTCATCGGAAACCAAGGAAAACCCGGCCGTCAGAGGCGAGCCGTGTTTTTCACTTGGTGCTGGTGATGGCAAGTTGAGTGAGCTGGAACTGGGCAAAAG GTCTGCTGACTTGGGTGACAACCTGTTGACTAGGCCTGGACAACCCGCGCTTGCACGAATACCTCCACCTGTTTTGCCAAGACCATCACAGCAAACAGGAAGCAGTAGTCTGAGCACTTTCAGGCCAGCGTACAGTAGctctttttctccaggctaTAGCTCGTATGGAACCTCTTTTTATGGAAGCTATAGTCCTTACAGTTACGGATATGGTGGTTTGGGTTATAATCGCTTTCGTACAGATGATATTCCTCCCAGCAGGTTTGTTCAGCAGGCTGAAGAGAGCAGCAGAGGTGCATTTCAATCCATTGAAAGTATTGTGCATGCATTTGCCTCGGTCAGCATGATGATGGATGCTACCTTTTCAGCTGTGTACAATAGTTTCAGAGCTGTGTTGGATGTAGCCAATCACTTTTCCCGCCTCAAAGTACATTTCACAAAggtattttcagcttttgctttagTGAGAACTATAAGATACCTCTATCAACGTCTACAGCGATTACTAGGTCTACGAAAGAGCTCTGAGAATGAGGATTTGTGGGCTGAGAGTGAGGGGACGGTGGCTCGTGCTGGTGTTGACGACAAGGCAGCTAGCTCTGCAAAATCCTGGcctattttcttgttctttgctgTTATACTGGGAGGTCCCTATCTGATCTGGAAACTGCTTTCTACATACAGTGACGAAGAAACAG TATCTAGTAACTGGGCAAGTGGAGAAGATGATCATGTAGTAGGAAGAGCAGAATATGACTTCAGTGCtctttcagaagaagaaatttctttCCGTGCTGGTGACATGCTAAGATTGGCACCCAAAG aacaACAACCCAAAATCCGTGGTTGGCTTTTGGCTAGTTATGATGGTCAAACAACAGGACTTGTACCAGCTAATTACATCAAAATACTGGGCAGAAGAAGAGGTAGGAAAACGGTGGACCTGGAAAGGTTTGCAGAGCAACAGTCAGTCTTTAACACATCTGTTAAAGGATCCACTGCTACTGTGACTCTAGAAGAGCAGGAAGCTGCTTTTGATTCTGTTTTTGATGGAACTAATAAAGTTCCTGTTGCATCTGATTCCACTGTGATTGGTGGAGAGAAACAGGAACTCTAA